The following coding sequences lie in one Rutidosis leptorrhynchoides isolate AG116_Rl617_1_P2 chromosome 4, CSIRO_AGI_Rlap_v1, whole genome shotgun sequence genomic window:
- the LOC139839900 gene encoding mitogen-activated protein kinase kinase kinase YODA-like: MPSWWGKSSSKESKKKTSKESIIDTIRKFRIPSDKKTSNRSGVSRRGCNDTVSELGSLSRVESRSVSPSRESKLVARCQSFQERPQAQPLPLPIHPSRVTRTESCISNVSGKSRQEKGSKTSPIVQLSHTGYTRTRPDAADLDGADSVFSECYSDSDDPPDSSQLSPLASDYDTGSRTTAGSPSNMIVKDQLHVTKNYSRDVAKPPENLFGNHISSSPTRRKPLSSHVPNIQVPYNGAFFSAPDSSISSPSRSPLRAFGTEQVINSAFYSSKPNHDFPFLGSGHCSSPGSGQNSGHNSMGGDMAGLFWQPSRGSPEYSPLPSPKMSSPGPSSRIHSGAVTPLHPRAGGESRPEDVKQKSHRLPLPPVMISNSLPFSQSNSAATSPSVPRSPGRSDNLPSPGSRWKKGKLLGRGSFGHVYVGFNSESGEMCAMKEVALFSDDAKSKESAKQLGQEVSLLSRLSHPNIVQYYGSEMVDDKLYIYLEYVSGGSIYKLLQDYGKFGELAIRSYTQQILSGLAYLHAKNTIHRDIKGANILVDPNGRVKLADFGMAKHITGQTCPLSFKGSPYWMAPEIIKNSNGSNLAVDIWSLGCTVLEMATTKPPWSQYEGVAALFKIGNSKELPVIPDHLSEEGKDFVRQCLQRNPLHRPTAAQLLDHCFVKNAAPLERLVSCSDQPDLFHAVVNGAKSPGIGHPRNRQTLDSDRLTTHSFRVPRPGFNSSEVQIPRNISCPVSPIGSPLIHSRSPQHINGRLSPSPITSPRTTSGASTPQINNGSKIPIRHVNQSVYLHEISRPTNVSYRDPVPDMFRANPLGAPGSSPRKQFGGLTHELRGGQVVLVDSVSHLLLRDKVNFKPSLDLNPS, encoded by the exons ATGCCTTCATGGTGGGGTAAGTCATCATCAAAAGAATCAAAGAAGAAGACAAGCAAAGAGAGTATTATCGATACAATTAGGAAATTTAGGATCCCTTCAGATAAAAAAACATCAAACAGATCAGGTGTGTCTCGAAGGGGTTGCAATGACACAGTTTCAGAGCTTGGGTCACTATCACGGGTCGAATCTAGGTCCGTTTCACCTTCTAGAGAATCCAAACTAGTGGCTAGATGTCAAAGCTTTCAAGAAAGACCTCAGGCTCAACCACTCCCACTTCCTATTCACCCGTCCCGTGTGACTCGAACCGAGTCATGTATCAGTAACGTGTCGGGAAAATCGAGACAAGAAAAGGGGTCCAAAACGTCACCAATTGTTCAACTTTCCCATACGGGTTACACAAGGACCAGGCCTGATGCTGCAGATTTGGATGGAGCCGATTCTGTGTTTAGTGAATGTTATAGTGATAGTGATGATCCACCTGACTCGAGCCAGCTTAGCCCATTGGCGTCTGATTATGATACTGGGAGTCGAACGACAGCTGGAAGCCCTTCCAA TATGATTGTCAAGGATCAGTTGCATGTAACGAAGAATTATTCAAGGGATGTAGCAAAACCACCTGAGAATCTTTTTGGTAATCACATATCGTCTTCACCAACTAGAAGAAAACCGCTAAGCAGTCATGTACCTAATATCCAAGTACCGTACAATGGTGCGTTCTTTAGTGCACCAGACAGTTCAATATCGAGCCCTTCTAGAAGTCCACTACGAGCATTCGGAACCGAACAAGTTATAAATTCTGCTTTTTATTCTTCAAAACCGAATCATGACTTTCCTTTTCTTGGATCGGGACACTGCTCAAGCCCCGGGTCGGGTCAAAATTCGGGTCATAATTCTATGGGTGGTGACATGGCGGGCTTATTTTGGCAACCGAGTAGGGGTAGTCCAGAATATTCTCCACTTCCTAGCCCCAAAATGTCGAGTCCGGGCCCCAGTTCTAGAATCCATAGTGGTGCGGTTACACCGCTTCATCCAAGAGCTGGAGGCGAGTCTCGACCCGAAGATGTAAAACAAAAAAGTCACAGGCTGCCACTGCCACCTGTCATGATTTCGAATTCGTTACCTTTTTCCCAATCGAATTCAGCTGCAACATCGCCTTCTGTACCACGAAGCCCGGGGCGGTCGGATAATTTACCCAGCCCGGGTTCAAGATGGAAAAAGGGGAAGCTGTTGGGTCGAGGCTCATTTGGGCATGTTTATGTTGGTTTCAACAG TGAAAGTGGTGAAATGTGCGCTATGAAGGAAGTTGcattgttttccgatgacgcaaagtCAAAAGAAAGTGCAAAACAATTGGGCCAA GAAGTTTCGTTGTTGAGCCGGTTAAGTCATCCAAATATTGTGCAATACTATGGGTCTGAAATG GTTGATGACAAACTTTACATATATTTGGAATACGTTTCTGGTGGTTCAATATATAAACTTCTCCAAGATTATGGAAAATTTGGTGAACTGGCTATTCGAAGTTATACTCAGCAGATCTTGTCAGGGCTAGCATATCTACATGCGAAAAATACCATCCATAG GGATATCAAAGGAGCAAATATCCTTGTTGACCCAAATGGTCGAGTCAAGTTGGCAGATTTTGGAATGGCAAAACAT ATCACAGGGCAAACATGTCCATTGTCATTTAAAGGGAGTCCGTACTGGATGGCACCTGAG ATTATCAAGAATAGCAATGGTTCAAATCTTGCTGTTGACATATGGAGTCTTGGGTGTACAGTTTTAGAAATGGCAACAACCAAACCACCTTGGAGTCAGTATGAGGGG GTTGCTGCATTGTTTAAGATTGGAAACAGTAAAGAACTCCCTGTTATTCCTGATCATCTTTCGGAAGAGGGGAAGGATTTTGTAAGGCAATGTCTACAGAGGAATCCGCTTCATCGTCCTACAGCCGCTCAATTATTGGATCACTGCTTTGTTAAAAATGCTGCTCCTTTAGAAAGGCTCGTATCATGTTCAGATCAACCCGATCTATTTCATGCCGTTGTGAATGGGGCAAAATCACCG GGAATTGGACATCCAAGAAATCGGCAAACATTGGATTCGGATAGACTCACTACCCATTCATTTCGAGTACCAAGACCAGGTTTCAATTCCAG TGAAGTTCAAATACCAAGGAATATATCCTGCCCCGTTTCACCAATTGGAAGTCCGCTAATACATTCAAGATCACCTCAACACATAAACGGACGGTTATCACCATCACCCATAACTAGCCCACGAACCACTTCAGGTGCATCCACTCCTCAAATCAATAACGGCTCCAAAATCCCAATCCGTCATGTTAACCAATCGGTTTACCTGCACGAGATCTCAAGACCGACCAACGTTTCGTACCGTGATCCGGTCCCTGATATGTTCCGAGCCAACCCGTTGGGGGCTCCTGGGTCTAGCCCAAGAAAACAATTCGGTGGGCTCACTCATGAACTTCGTGGAGGACAGGTGGTCTTGGTTGACTCGGTATCTCATCTACTTTTGAGGGACAAAGTGAACTTTAAACCATCTTTAGATTTAAACCCATCGTAA